Proteins from one Cellulosilyticum lentocellum DSM 5427 genomic window:
- a CDS encoding peptidase U32 family protein yields MKVLAPLNNLEHIDDYIEAGAGEFYIGFFDKEWSDTFGDFADINRMSGFKEISNPYDLDTVLQIVKAIKAKGKEVYITFNSSIYSDEQLAFMKRYFEHVKEAGVDGVIVSCIEQVILAREIGVPSVISTISGVYNKDIAIFYQEKGTKRIILPRDLAIAEIEAIKKAAPEAEYEIFMMRNGCSFSDSNCLGLHRKERCSICSSIKHAGKELRLKNNDFHSKNTAELNDMIYNNSFHNYACGLCGIYDFVEMGIAACKIVGRSDEWQYICKDIKIIKDNIDLAKRCGSKEEYLDKMHFPEDRVMMCKLGLSCYYPEVRF; encoded by the coding sequence ATGAAAGTATTAGCGCCACTTAATAATCTAGAGCATATAGATGATTATATAGAAGCAGGAGCTGGGGAGTTTTATATCGGCTTTTTTGATAAGGAGTGGAGTGATACCTTTGGGGACTTTGCAGATATTAACCGTATGTCTGGTTTCAAGGAAATCTCCAATCCGTATGACCTAGATACAGTTTTGCAAATCGTTAAGGCTATAAAAGCAAAGGGGAAAGAGGTTTATATCACTTTTAATTCGAGCATTTATTCGGATGAACAATTAGCATTTATGAAACGTTATTTTGAGCACGTGAAAGAGGCAGGCGTTGATGGGGTAATTGTATCTTGTATAGAACAAGTGATTTTAGCCAGAGAAATAGGTGTTCCCTCTGTTATCAGTACTATTAGTGGTGTATATAATAAAGATATTGCTATCTTTTATCAAGAAAAGGGCACAAAGCGTATTATTTTACCAAGAGATTTAGCTATTGCAGAAATAGAAGCTATTAAAAAAGCAGCACCAGAAGCAGAGTATGAAATCTTTATGATGCGCAATGGTTGTAGTTTTTCTGATTCGAATTGTTTGGGACTTCATCGAAAGGAACGCTGCTCTATTTGTAGCAGTATTAAACATGCCGGTAAAGAGCTACGGCTAAAAAATAATGATTTTCATAGCAAGAATACAGCCGAACTTAATGATATGATTTATAACAACTCCTTTCATAATTATGCCTGTGGTTTATGTGGCATTTATGATTTTGTAGAAATGGGTATTGCTGCGTGTAAAATTGTAGGCCGTTCAGATGAATGGCAATATATTTGCAAGGATATTAAAATTATTAAGGATAATATAGACCTTGCTAAAAGGTGCGGGTCTAAAGAAGAGTATTTAGATAAGATGCACTTTCCAGAAGACAGAGTCATGATGTGTAAATTAGGATTATCTTGCTATTATCCAGAGGTAAGATTTTAA
- a CDS encoding GNAT family N-acetyltransferase gives MKHLGTVTLETPRLILRRFSLEDSETMFNNWASDDEVTRFLTWPTHTSVQTTREIISMWINEYTSEKCYQWCIELRQTHEAIGSIGIVHLSEEISSAEIGYCIGKAYWHQGITSEALAAIIAFLFNQVGVNRIEARHDSNNPNSGKVMLNCGLKYEGTRLMADRNNSGICDVVLYGLIARDYTPTI, from the coding sequence ATGAAACATTTAGGAACAGTTACCCTAGAAACACCACGTCTTATTTTAAGAAGGTTTAGTTTAGAGGACTCAGAAACGATGTTTAACAATTGGGCCAGTGATGATGAGGTTACAAGATTTTTAACTTGGCCTACTCATACCAGCGTGCAAACTACCCGTGAAATTATCTCTATGTGGATTAATGAATATACTAGTGAAAAATGCTATCAGTGGTGCATTGAACTAAGGCAAACTCATGAAGCTATTGGTAGCATTGGCATTGTTCACCTGTCAGAAGAAATTTCTTCCGCCGAAATTGGATACTGCATTGGTAAGGCTTACTGGCACCAAGGTATTACCTCTGAGGCCTTAGCAGCAATTATAGCTTTCTTATTTAATCAAGTAGGTGTTAACCGCATTGAAGCTAGACACGATAGCAATAATCCTAACTCCGGAAAAGTAATGCTGAACTGTGGCCTAAAATATGAAGGAACAAGACTTATGGCTGATAGAAATAATTCCGGTATTTGTGACGTAGTCCTCTATGGACTTATTGCTAGAGACTATACGCCTACCATTTAG